Within Terriglobales bacterium, the genomic segment CTTCAATGTCTTCAGGGCGGCCATCTGCACGTCCAGGTCGCGCACGCGCCCGGCGCGCCGCCGCAGCCTGCCCAGCTGCTTCATGAGCTTGCGCTGATTGCGGCCGGGCTCGGCCACCAGCGCGTCCAGCAGGGTCTCCAGCCGGCGCACGGTGGTGCGGAAGCGGTGGACGCGCTCCGGGGCGGGCGCGGAGGGCAGCCGCGCGAGCAGGCGATCGAGCCGCTGCAGCAGGAACGGGGCGCGCTCAGGGTCGATGGGCATCCAGGGTCCCGGATTCTAGTCCTAGTTCAGGCGGCGTTCAATGGCCTGCACCACCGTGCGCAGCACTTTGACGCGGGCGTAGTGCTTGTTGTTGGCCTCCACCGCGGTCCAGGGGGCGTAGGGGGTGCTGGTGTGCAGCAGCATGTCCTCCACCGCCTGGGTGTAAACGTTCCACTTGGCGCGGTTGCGCCAGTCCTCCTCGGTGAGCTTGTAGGAGCGGAAGGGATCGGTCTCGCGGCTCTTGAAGCGGCGCAGCTGCTCTTCCTTGGTGATGTGCAGCCAGAACTTGCACAGGACGATGCCGAAGGAGGCCAGTTGCGCCTCCCACTCGTTGATCTCGCGGTAGGCGCGGCGCCACTCGTCCTCGTGGCAGAAGCCTTCCACGCGCTCCACCAGCACGCGCCCATAGTAGGAGCGGTCGAAGATGCCCACGTGCCCGGCGCGGGGCAGGTTGCGCCAGAAGCGCCAGAGGTAGTGGTGGGTCTTCTCCTCGCCCTTGGGGGCGGCGTAAGCACTGACGGTGAAGCCGCGGGGATCGAGCATCTCGGTGATGCGCTTGATGGCGCCGCCTTTGCCGGCCGCGTCCCAGCCCTCGAAGACGCAGAGCACCGGCAACTGTTGCTTGTAGACCTGGAACTCCAGCTCGCGCAGGCGCACCTGGGCGCGCCCGATCTGCTCCTCGTACTGCTTGGGAGTGAGCTTGCGGGTCATGTCGAGGGTCTCAAGCATGGGCCACCTCCTCCTGTGCCGGCTCGGGGCCGGCGGAGGCGGCGGGCTTGGAGGCCTCCCCGGTGGTCTTCTTCTCTTCGGCGCGAGCCAGCTCTGCGTCGCTGGCGGCGCGCTCGGCGCGGGCCTTCTTGGTGGCGGCGGCGGCGGCGGCGGTGCGCGAGACCAGCGCGGGCATGGCCTGGCGGCGCTCCAGCGCCTGCTCGAGGCGCTCCGCCAGGGTCTCGAAGACGCGCACCCGCGCCCAGCGCAGGTCGTTGGCCTCCACCACCGTCCAGGGAGCGTGCGGGCTGTCGGTCTTGGAAAGCATCTCTTCCACCGCTTTCAGCCAGCGGTCGTACTGGCGGTGGTGGCGCTTGTACTCCTTGGTGATCTTCCAGGCGAGCAGCGGGTCCTTCCGGCAGGCCTTGAAGCGGCGCGTCTGCTCCTTGCGGGAGATGTGCAGGAAGAACTTCAGCAGCACCTGCCCGTCGTCGGTGAGCCAGCGCTCGAACTGGTTGATCTGCTCGTAGGCCTGGCGCCAGACTTTCTTCTTGACGATCCTGTCGCAGCGCTCCACCAGCACGCGGCCGTACCAGGAGTGGTCGAAGACCGCCATCTCGCCGTCGTTGGGCAGGGCCACCTGATAGCGCCACAGGAAATGATAGCGCTGCTCCAGGGGCGTGGGCTCGCTGCCGGGATGCACGCGGAAGAGGCGGGGGTCCAAGCGCTCGGTGAGCTTTTTGACCACGGCGCCCTTGCCGGCGGTGTCCCAGCCCTCCAGGCAGATCACCACCGGGAGTTCGGCGTCGCGGGCGGCGTACTGCAATTTACGCAGCCGCTCCTGCAGCTCTTTCATCTGCTTGGCATAGACAGGCTTCGCCAGGTTCTTCTTGAGGTCCAAGGTCTCGAGCATGGCTGCTCCTTAGCTTAGGAAGGCTGGACGACAGAGGCCGACTCGGGGGCAGGTCAATCATAAATCATAGCCGAGCGGGAGAACACGTGTACAGCAAGTCATTTACTGGAAACCAGTTAGCAGGAAATTGGGTCATCGGATCATCGGCTTCATCGGGGTCACTAATCCGCGACCGCCGGACGGTCGTGGTGCTGCGGCCGGCGCATGAGCAGGATGAGCGGCAGGGCCAGCAGGAACAGGATGCCCAGCAGCCGGAAGACGTCCACGAAGGAGAGCATGGCAGCCTGGCGCACCACCATGCCAAACAGCGCACCATAGGCGCGCTGGGTGGCGGTGACCATGTCGGCGCCCTGGCCCAGGAAGTAGCGGCGCAGGCCCTCGAACGTCATCCGCGTGGCGGTGTCGTAGGGAGTGACGTGGGCGCCCAGGATGTTGAGGTGGCGCTGGGTGTTGCGCGCCACCAGGGTGGTGGTGGTGGCGATGCCGATGCTGCCCCCGATGTTGCGCATGAGATTGAAGATGCTGGTGGCGTTGCCCATCTGCTCCTGGGGAATGGGATCGTGGGTGACGGTGGTGAGAGGGACGAAGAGCAGGCCCAGGGAGGTGCCCTGCAGGATGAGCGGCCAGAAGATGTCCCAGTAGCCGGCGTTGAGGTTGAGCGCGCCCAGCAGGAAGAGGCTGGCGGAGGAGGCCAGCAGGCCCACGCTCAGCAGCTTGCGAGGCTCGATCTTGGTGGTGAGGATGCCCACAATGGGCATGAACAGGAACGAGCCCAGGCCGCGGGGCAGCATGGCCAGCCCCGCCTGCAGCGCGGAATAGTCCATCAGGGTCTGCAGCCAGATGGGGATGAGCACGGTGGAACCGTAGAGCACGAAGCCCAGCACCGTCATCAGGAAGACGCCGGTGGTGTAGGTGCGGATCTTGAGCACGCGCAGGTTGACCACGGGATGCGGCGAGCGCAGCTCGTTCACGATGAACAGCAGCAGCCCCACCGCCGCCGTCACCGCCAGCACCTGGATGAAGCGGGAGGAGAACCAGTCCTCCTCCTGGCCCTTGTCGAGGAAGATCTGCAGGGCGCCCATGCCCACCGCCAGCAGCCCGATGCCCCAGTAGTCGATGCGCCCGGAGGCGCGGCGGATATACGGCGGATCGAAGATGAACAAAAAGCACATCGCCAGCGCCGCCAAGCCGACCGGGATGTTGATGTAAAAGAGCCAGCGCCAGGAGTAGCTGTCGGTGATCCAGCCGCCCAGCACCGGGCCCAGCATGGGCGCCACCACGATGCCCAGCGCCCAGAAGGCCATGGCGCGCCCGCGCTTCTCCGGGGGGAAAGCCTCCAGCATGATGGCCTGGGAGAGAGGCTGCAGGCCGCCGCCGCAGGCCCCCTGGATGACGCGGAACACGATGAGCGAGCCCAGGCTGGGGGCCACGCCGCAGGCCATGGAGGCCAGGGTGAAGCCGGTGACCGAGAGCAGCAGGATGCGCTTGCGCCCGAAGTGATTGGCCAGCCACCCGGTCATGGGCAGGATGATGGCGTTGGCCACCAGGTAGGAGGTCAGCACCCAGGTGGCCTCGTCGGTGGTGGCGGAGAGGTTGCCGGCGATGTGCTCCAGGGAGACGTTGACCACGGTCGTGTCGAGCACCTCCATGAAGGTGCCCAGCATCACCGCCACCGCGATGATCCAGGGATTGATGGGAGCATCGGGAGATTTGGTCATCGGGTCATCGGGTCATCGGGTCATTTGACGAGGACGGTGGGCACCACCGACATGCCGGGGCGGAGGCGATGCTCCGGGTCCTGGCCGGGGTCGAGCACGATCTTGACCGGGATGCGCTGCACCACCTTGACGTAGTTGCCGGTGGCGTTCTCCGGGGGCAGCAGGCTGAAGCGGGCGCCGGTGGCGCCGCCGATCGAATCCACGTGGCCGCGGTAGCTGCGCCCGAAGGCGTCCACCGAGACCGAGGCCGGCTGCCCGGGTTTCATGTGGCGCAGTTGCGTCTCCTTGAAGTTGGCGGTCACCCACAGGTCGTCGAGGTTGACCAGGGCGTACAGGGGCTGGCCCGCCTGCACTACCTGCCCGGGCTCGACCGAGCGCTTGCTGACGACGCCGGTGACGGGGGCGCGCACGGTGCAGTACTGCAGGTTCAACTGCGCCTGTTCGACCGCCGCCTGGTACTTGAGGACGGCGGCGGAGGCGGCGCCGGCGCGGGCCTCGCTCATGGCCACCTGCTGGGGTGCGGTCTGGGCGGCGCGCACCGCGGCTTCGGCCTCCGCCACGCGGCTCTGCGCCATGGCCACTTGCGCCTGGGCGGCCTCCACCGTGGCCCGGGCCGCCTGCTCGGCGGCCACAGCGGCGTCGTACTGCTGCTGCGAGATCTCGTCGCGCGCGATGAGGTCCTGGAAGCGCTTGAGGTCGGCGGCCACCTTGGTGTAGTTGGCCTGGGCCTCGGCC encodes:
- a CDS encoding HlyD family secretion protein, giving the protein MEREPKLEAKPAEPGRETWTEEVPELALPERVSYLREHPGARWVLLAVVVLALVAAVAAWRYYAARESTDDAQIDGHITPVSARVSGTVLQVNFEDNAYVQAGTVLAQLDPKDYEVALARARAELADAEANARAAHTGVPVMSTSTASTLSSAQASLAAARKGADAARARLAEAQANYTKVAADLKRFQDLIARDEISQQQYDAAVAAEQAARATVEAAQAQVAMAQSRVAEAEAAVRAAQTAPQQVAMSEARAGAASAAVLKYQAAVEQAQLNLQYCTVRAPVTGVVSKRSVEPGQVVQAGQPLYALVNLDDLWVTANFKETQLRHMKPGQPASVSVDAFGRSYRGHVDSIGGATGARFSLLPPENATGNYVKVVQRIPVKIVLDPGQDPEHRLRPGMSVVPTVLVK
- a CDS encoding DHA2 family efflux MFS transporter permease subunit, giving the protein MTKSPDAPINPWIIAVAVMLGTFMEVLDTTVVNVSLEHIAGNLSATTDEATWVLTSYLVANAIILPMTGWLANHFGRKRILLLSVTGFTLASMACGVAPSLGSLIVFRVIQGACGGGLQPLSQAIMLEAFPPEKRGRAMAFWALGIVVAPMLGPVLGGWITDSYSWRWLFYINIPVGLAALAMCFLFIFDPPYIRRASGRIDYWGIGLLAVGMGALQIFLDKGQEEDWFSSRFIQVLAVTAAVGLLLFIVNELRSPHPVVNLRVLKIRTYTTGVFLMTVLGFVLYGSTVLIPIWLQTLMDYSALQAGLAMLPRGLGSFLFMPIVGILTTKIEPRKLLSVGLLASSASLFLLGALNLNAGYWDIFWPLILQGTSLGLLFVPLTTVTHDPIPQEQMGNATSIFNLMRNIGGSIGIATTTTLVARNTQRHLNILGAHVTPYDTATRMTFEGLRRYFLGQGADMVTATQRAYGALFGMVVRQAAMLSFVDVFRLLGILFLLALPLILLMRRPQHHDRPAVAD
- a CDS encoding polyphosphate kinase 2, with the protein product MLETLDMTRKLTPKQYEEQIGRAQVRLRELEFQVYKQQLPVLCVFEGWDAAGKGGAIKRITEMLDPRGFTVSAYAAPKGEEKTHHYLWRFWRNLPRAGHVGIFDRSYYGRVLVERVEGFCHEDEWRRAYREINEWEAQLASFGIVLCKFWLHITKEEQLRRFKSRETDPFRSYKLTEEDWRNRAKWNVYTQAVEDMLLHTSTPYAPWTAVEANNKHYARVKVLRTVVQAIERRLN